One genomic segment of Aulosira sp. FACHB-615 includes these proteins:
- a CDS encoding response regulator transcription factor: MIRVVVIAASVVVQVGLSSLINQHPQLTVVGTTSDLETFTKEFEQLQPDVLLLDFSSNLSSTWTKLQLISEQQILLITEDIESLDLENSLRSGVRGILPSTSTEAEITAAIEAIASGLIVLHPDYLELLPIREKVVANPVQTLTPREIEVLGMLGSGLGNKAIAKRLQISEHTVKFHVSSIFQKLAVSSRTEAVTAGVRLGLIML, translated from the coding sequence ATGATCCGAGTGGTGGTCATTGCTGCTTCTGTGGTGGTGCAGGTGGGTTTGTCATCACTGATCAATCAACATCCCCAACTAACTGTAGTGGGAACAACATCAGATTTAGAGACATTCACCAAGGAATTTGAACAACTCCAACCAGATGTATTGCTGTTAGATTTCAGCAGTAATCTTTCATCAACTTGGACAAAATTGCAACTGATATCAGAACAACAAATTCTACTGATTACAGAAGATATCGAGAGTCTTGACCTAGAAAATAGCTTACGTTCTGGTGTGCGGGGAATATTACCCAGTACTAGCACAGAAGCGGAAATTACTGCGGCGATCGAAGCGATCGCATCGGGTTTGATAGTACTGCACCCAGATTATTTAGAATTACTCCCCATCCGCGAAAAAGTTGTGGCTAACCCCGTGCAAACTTTGACACCCAGAGAAATCGAAGTTTTGGGAATGTTAGGTTCTGGGTTGGGTAACAAAGCGATCGCAAAACGTCTACAAATTTCCGAACATACAGTGAAATTTCATGTTTCATCCATCTTTCAAAAGCTGGCTGTTTCTTCTCGTACCGAAGCGGTGACGGCTGGTGTCAGGCTTGGTTTAATTATGCTGTAG
- a CDS encoding S1C family serine protease has product MMTQFNDELSAVAAKLRQSTVKVKSGGLGVGSGVIWQADGLIITNAHVATSQQPTVELSDGRVFAAVRSHFDPQQDLAALKITATNLHPATIANSDTLRVGELVLAVGNPLGDDGAFTMGMVHSNHQSAVIADLQLYPGNSGGCLADCLGRVVGINTMIVNGLAVAIPSHKVTRFLSGSPRWQLGVTLQPVVLDRRSLGLLVLSIVPGSVAETVGLQIGDVLIGVAGRLFTRPNDLAKYLHHNQESIPLQVRRGRKQFIVDIAQKTSVEAT; this is encoded by the coding sequence ATGATGACACAATTCAATGATGAACTGTCCGCAGTTGCCGCTAAACTGCGTCAAAGCACAGTCAAAGTTAAAAGCGGTGGTTTGGGAGTTGGTTCTGGGGTGATTTGGCAAGCAGACGGGTTGATTATTACGAATGCTCATGTAGCGACCAGTCAGCAGCCAACTGTAGAATTATCTGATGGTCGGGTATTTGCGGCTGTGCGATCGCACTTTGACCCCCAGCAAGATTTAGCCGCACTCAAAATTACTGCAACTAACTTACATCCTGCCACCATTGCTAATTCTGATACATTGCGAGTTGGTGAATTAGTTCTGGCTGTGGGTAATCCTTTAGGTGATGATGGTGCATTCACAATGGGGATGGTTCACAGCAATCATCAATCAGCCGTCATCGCAGATTTACAGCTTTATCCTGGTAATTCTGGTGGATGTTTAGCTGATTGTCTGGGGCGAGTTGTGGGGATTAATACAATGATTGTCAACGGTTTGGCGGTGGCGATTCCCAGCCACAAGGTTACCCGCTTTCTGAGTGGTAGTCCTCGTTGGCAACTTGGAGTCACCTTGCAACCTGTGGTTTTAGACAGGCGCAGTCTCGGTTTATTGGTATTATCTATAGTTCCTGGTAGTGTGGCAGAAACTGTTGGTTTGCAAATTGGCGATGTGTTAATTGGGGTTGCAGGACGGTTATTTACTCGACCTAATGACTTGGCTAAATATCTGCATCACAACCAAGAGTCTATACCATTACAAGTGCGACGGGGGAGAAAGCAATTTATTGTTGACATTGCCCAGAAAACCTCTGTGGAGGCGACATGA
- a CDS encoding S1C family serine protease: MSSLQDFSNSLADIVEQAGNAVVAVNAGKRLSSSGIHWRNNIIVTSDESLGRYDEITATLADGNTVPLSFLGHDPSTDIAVFQLQNSAIPVAQIGDITKLKVGHLVLGLARSSEGDIRAAMGAVSVVSGAWRSMSGGNIDQFIRPDITLYPGFAGGALVDAAGYVVGMNTSGRRGTALTIPASTIERVVNQLLTKGHISRGYLGVGMQPVRLPHNLKNLLNLPTTTGVIVVNVESSSPADNAGVLLGDVLVRLDNVAVSDTGDVLALLNNSDRIGKLIKVQLVRGGTLVELDIVVGERTVE, encoded by the coding sequence ATGTCTTCATTGCAAGATTTTTCCAACAGTTTAGCGGACATTGTAGAACAGGCTGGAAATGCTGTAGTTGCTGTTAATGCTGGTAAACGTCTTTCCTCCAGTGGTATTCACTGGCGTAATAATATTATTGTGACTTCTGATGAATCTCTGGGGCGTTATGACGAAATCACTGCGACTCTTGCAGATGGAAACACTGTACCATTGTCATTTCTCGGTCATGACCCTAGTACTGATATAGCTGTTTTTCAACTACAAAATTCAGCAATTCCAGTTGCACAAATTGGTGATATCACAAAACTCAAAGTTGGTCATTTAGTTTTGGGATTAGCCAGAAGTAGCGAAGGTGATATACGGGCGGCAATGGGGGCGGTGAGTGTAGTTAGTGGGGCTTGGCGGAGTATGAGTGGTGGCAATATTGACCAATTTATTCGCCCAGATATCACGCTTTACCCTGGTTTTGCTGGCGGGGCGCTAGTTGATGCGGCTGGTTACGTGGTGGGAATGAATACATCTGGAAGGCGTGGTACAGCTTTGACAATTCCGGCTAGTACAATTGAGCGTGTAGTCAATCAATTACTTACTAAAGGACACATTTCTCGCGGTTATTTGGGTGTAGGTATGCAGCCTGTACGCTTACCGCATAACTTGAAAAATCTTCTGAATTTACCAACGACAACGGGGGTAATTGTTGTCAATGTGGAATCATCTAGTCCGGCTGACAATGCAGGTGTATTGCTGGGGGATGTGTTGGTAAGGTTGGATAATGTCGCCGTAAGTGATACAGGCGATGTCTTGGCACTCCTAAATAATAGCGATCGCATTGGTAAACTCATTAAAGTGCAGCTTGTCCGGGGTGGGACATTAGTTGAGTTAGATATTGTGGTTGGCGAACGTACCGTTGAGTAA
- a CDS encoding M4 family metallopeptidase: MARKKKSSGFQFQHSIDTRCPICCILPPHMLEHVAVNGNPQQRSWAFHTLNVSAQFRGRRNVVGNIFFSPSPGEKRRTIYDAKNGQQLPGTLVRSEGDPPSIDEAVNEAYDAAGATYDLYYEVFERNSIDDKGLRLDSSVHYGVKYDNAFWNGDQMVYGDGDGELFQRFTKCIDIIGHELTHGVTQYEAGLQYYGEPGALNESFSDVFGSLVKQRLKNQTADQADWIIGEGLLAPGVKGIGIRSMKAPGTAYDDPVLGKDPQPAHMRNKFMGWEDNAGVHINSGIPNYAFYLAAVEIGGYAWEKAGKIWYIALRDRLRNQAQFKTAANVTIQVAGELYGTDSLEQKAVQNAWQKVGVI, encoded by the coding sequence ATGGCGCGTAAGAAAAAATCATCAGGTTTTCAATTTCAGCATTCAATTGACACAAGATGTCCTATTTGTTGTATTTTGCCACCTCACATGCTAGAGCATGTCGCTGTGAATGGTAATCCGCAGCAACGTTCTTGGGCGTTTCATACGTTAAACGTTTCCGCGCAGTTCCGTGGGCGACGGAATGTTGTCGGGAATATTTTCTTCTCTCCTTCTCCGGGTGAGAAGCGACGCACTATCTACGACGCAAAAAATGGACAGCAACTTCCCGGTACTTTAGTACGTAGTGAAGGTGATCCGCCAAGCATTGATGAAGCAGTGAATGAAGCTTATGATGCTGCTGGTGCTACTTATGACTTGTATTATGAAGTATTTGAACGCAACTCGATTGATGATAAGGGTTTGCGGTTAGACTCTAGCGTTCATTATGGTGTCAAATATGACAACGCCTTTTGGAACGGGGATCAAATGGTCTATGGTGATGGCGATGGCGAACTGTTCCAACGCTTCACAAAATGTATTGATATTATTGGGCATGAGTTAACACATGGAGTAACTCAATACGAAGCTGGTTTGCAATATTATGGTGAACCAGGGGCTTTGAACGAATCCTTTTCAGATGTTTTTGGTTCCTTGGTCAAACAAAGATTAAAAAATCAAACAGCCGACCAAGCAGACTGGATTATTGGTGAAGGTCTTTTAGCGCCCGGTGTGAAAGGTATTGGTATTCGCTCGATGAAAGCCCCAGGAACCGCCTATGATGATCCTGTGTTGGGCAAAGATCCGCAACCAGCACACATGCGGAATAAGTTTATGGGTTGGGAAGATAACGCGGGTGTGCATATCAATTCTGGTATTCCCAACTATGCCTTTTATTTAGCCGCCGTGGAAATTGGCGGTTATGCTTGGGAAAAAGCTGGGAAAATCTGGTACATTGCTTTACGCGATCGCTTGCGTAACCAAGCACAATTTAAAACCGCCGCTAATGTCACCATCCAAGTAGCGGGAGAACTCTACGGTACAGATAGTCTAGAACAAAAAGCTGTACAGAATGCTTGGCAAAAAGTAGGAGTAATTTAA
- a CDS encoding protealysin inhibitor emfourin, with translation MRITFERTGGFAGITKKTTLDTNNLPPKEAKELPLLVQAADLFRLPAQIPSPNPQSDRFQYRLTVEDNDKQHTVIVSEAALPGTLRPLIEWLNHLAIQRG, from the coding sequence ATGCGGATCACATTTGAACGCACAGGTGGCTTTGCTGGCATAACGAAGAAAACAACCCTAGACACCAACAATCTTCCACCAAAGGAAGCTAAAGAACTACCATTATTAGTCCAAGCGGCGGATTTATTTCGCTTACCTGCACAAATTCCCTCGCCAAATCCCCAGAGCGATCGCTTTCAGTATAGGTTAACTGTAGAAGATAACGATAAACAGCACACAGTCATTGTTAGTGAAGCAGCCTTACCCGGAACTTTAAGACCTTTAATTGAATGGCTCAATCATCTGGCTATTCAAAGAGGGTAG